The Candidatus Accumulibacter similis genome has a segment encoding these proteins:
- a CDS encoding glutathione S-transferase family protein has translation MKLFVSPRAPNPRRVLMFIAEKRLQGIETEIVDLSRGEHREAAFRARSPLSKVPALELDDGRTLGESRAICTYLEGLAPEPNLMGNDFAERAFIEMADRRVELYLFGCIANWIRHCHPGLAPLEQPQFPDFGRSQGEKLRQIAGWLDAELERQPFVAGGRFTIADITAFCAIEFARGLMRFQPGHEGLHHLQTWRDRIAERPSASA, from the coding sequence ATGAAGCTCTTCGTCTCACCGCGGGCACCCAACCCGCGCCGCGTCCTGATGTTCATTGCCGAGAAGCGACTGCAGGGAATCGAGACGGAAATCGTCGACCTGTCGCGGGGCGAGCATCGCGAAGCTGCCTTCCGTGCCCGCAGCCCCCTGTCCAAGGTACCTGCCCTGGAACTCGACGACGGCCGCACGCTCGGCGAGTCGCGGGCGATCTGCACCTACCTCGAGGGCCTGGCGCCCGAACCGAACCTGATGGGAAACGATTTCGCCGAGCGAGCCTTCATCGAGATGGCTGACCGGCGCGTCGAACTGTACCTGTTCGGCTGCATCGCCAACTGGATCCGCCACTGCCATCCCGGCCTGGCACCGCTCGAGCAGCCGCAGTTTCCCGACTTTGGACGTTCGCAGGGCGAGAAGCTGCGGCAGATTGCGGGCTGGCTCGATGCCGAACTCGAGCGCCAGCCCTTCGTTGCCGGCGGCCGATTCACCATCGCCGACATCACCGCCTTCTGCGCCATCGAGTTTGCGCGCGGCCTGATGCGCTTCCAGCCTGGCCACGAGGGTCTGCACCACCTGCAGACCTGGCGTGACCGCATCGCCGAACGACCAAGCGCCAGCGCCTGA
- a CDS encoding glutathione S-transferase N-terminal domain-containing protein: MIDLYTAATPNGHKISIALEELALPYTVHTLDLAQREQKQPWFLAINPNGRIPAIVDRAAADFAVFESGAILIYLAEMTGRLLPRDARGRSCVLQWLMFQMGGIGPMMGQANVFYRYLPEKIQPAIDRYQGECRRLFQVLDGRLRDNEFLADDYSIADIANWAWVRTHRWSGIEIDDLPHLQRWLKQIRARPAVQQGIATPPSALDRDASDDEARKFVEGARQMVEMGQSPRAGG; encoded by the coding sequence ATGATCGATCTCTACACTGCTGCAACGCCGAACGGCCACAAGATCTCGATCGCCCTCGAGGAACTGGCGCTGCCGTACACGGTGCACACGCTCGATCTGGCGCAACGCGAGCAGAAGCAGCCCTGGTTCCTGGCGATCAACCCGAATGGCAGGATTCCGGCGATCGTCGATCGGGCGGCGGCCGACTTCGCGGTCTTCGAGTCCGGCGCCATCCTCATCTACCTTGCCGAGATGACCGGCCGCCTGCTGCCGCGGGATGCGCGCGGACGCTCGTGCGTCCTGCAGTGGCTGATGTTCCAGATGGGTGGCATTGGCCCGATGATGGGCCAGGCGAACGTCTTCTACCGCTACCTGCCGGAGAAGATCCAGCCGGCGATCGACCGCTACCAGGGCGAATGCCGCCGGCTGTTCCAGGTTCTCGACGGCCGCCTGCGCGACAACGAGTTCCTTGCCGACGACTACTCTATCGCCGACATCGCCAACTGGGCCTGGGTGCGAACGCATCGCTGGTCGGGTATCGAGATCGACGACCTGCCGCACCTGCAGCGCTGGCTCAAACAGATTCGCGCGCGACCGGCGGTGCAGCAGGGCATCGCCACCCCGCCGTCGGCGCTCGACCGTGACGCCAGCGACGACGAGGCGCGCAAGTTCGTCGAGGGAGCCCGCCAGATGGTCGAGATGGGCCAGTCGCCACGGGCTGGCGGCTGA
- a CDS encoding PHB depolymerase family esterase, with amino-acid sequence MVNGLARYEFSERLADILGESRRDLRFRVTLMVTGGLVPPGPRGRGSPAATPQYAAQLLLGAMAAPQQSQTIEAIRCYADLRPTTVAPGGSTPRVLFGPALPASGAEQQPVCWLALEGLSFADALAGLLELASGEDTRALVASELFGVWVNRGCPVASLQFSTWWQGRRAVISHNYGLGGDSPPPAWLDPQRGGTADPGLFHAVFLPVRKLIEIGVLTTVTDNRSNPMLNKLGHKVASIAKMAQLAAKTPHGSRWEKLLTALAAVQAWSEQVDRQESRLREVTGFGANPGELRMYEYVPAELPAQAPLVVVLHGCTQSAASYNKGSGWSTLADRHGFALLLPQQQWNNNPLRCFNWFKPEDIERNQGEPESIRQMVEHMLGAHSLDRRRIYVTGTSSGGAMTAVMLATHPELFAGGAVIAGVPYRAAKGMQEGLETIFQGRNLAPAEWGGRVRAASPHQGPWPKLSVWHGDADTAVKPVNAEELIKQWSDLHAVPLQPTLEMTVSGYPRRVWLSTTGEEVIESYTVTGMAHGAPLDPGPAPHQCGTAAPFFNAVGISSTHRIADFWGLLAEQPAQAAHETAATAAVPPSGDAPAGATAAGQARAKPLANGGDAQQQEAPSASGASRRPADAEQGSGSRRPFGLDVHGIISASLEAAGLLKSGATASRPTSGAPLGIDVPGIISTALEAAGALKAVSQRSAAASTPAARLQAAGWEGSGWEMLLDDPRALGGGSMLYGHASSGERGALGPHAHSISRRIELGPRPELSYLRRLDLSAAVNDYTSASFRILIDGIVVDEVTAIGMLHQESEWLRQSGIDLARFANRTVTLTLEVAAYSNIYSSVHASVWVDQVLIENAVDLAPC; translated from the coding sequence ATGGTGAATGGACTTGCACGATATGAATTCAGCGAGCGGCTGGCCGACATCCTCGGCGAGTCACGTCGTGACCTGCGCTTTCGCGTGACGTTGATGGTCACCGGCGGGCTGGTGCCTCCCGGACCGCGGGGCAGGGGCTCGCCGGCAGCGACGCCGCAGTACGCCGCGCAGTTGCTGCTTGGGGCGATGGCCGCGCCGCAGCAGTCACAGACCATCGAAGCCATCCGCTGTTATGCCGACCTGCGGCCAACGACGGTGGCGCCGGGTGGCAGCACGCCACGGGTGCTCTTCGGGCCGGCTCTGCCCGCCAGCGGCGCCGAGCAGCAGCCGGTGTGCTGGCTGGCGCTGGAGGGCCTGTCATTTGCCGACGCCCTGGCGGGCCTGCTCGAACTTGCCAGTGGCGAAGATACGCGCGCCCTGGTTGCCAGCGAGCTGTTCGGCGTCTGGGTCAACCGTGGTTGCCCGGTGGCCTCGCTGCAGTTCAGCACCTGGTGGCAGGGCCGGCGCGCAGTGATCAGCCACAACTACGGTCTCGGCGGCGACTCGCCGCCGCCGGCCTGGCTCGATCCACAACGCGGCGGGACTGCCGATCCGGGTCTCTTCCACGCCGTCTTCCTGCCGGTCCGAAAACTGATCGAGATCGGCGTGCTTACCACCGTAACCGACAACAGGAGCAATCCGATGCTGAACAAACTGGGCCACAAGGTGGCCTCGATTGCCAAGATGGCACAACTGGCGGCGAAGACGCCGCATGGCAGCCGCTGGGAGAAACTCCTGACGGCACTGGCCGCCGTACAGGCGTGGTCGGAACAGGTCGACCGGCAGGAGAGTCGGCTGCGCGAAGTCACCGGTTTCGGCGCCAATCCCGGCGAACTGCGCATGTACGAGTACGTTCCGGCGGAGCTGCCGGCGCAGGCGCCCTTGGTCGTCGTCCTGCACGGTTGCACCCAGAGCGCGGCTTCGTACAACAAGGGCAGCGGCTGGTCTACGCTCGCCGATCGTCACGGCTTTGCGCTCCTGCTGCCGCAGCAGCAATGGAACAACAATCCGCTGCGCTGTTTCAACTGGTTCAAGCCGGAAGACATCGAGCGCAACCAAGGGGAACCGGAGTCGATCCGGCAGATGGTCGAGCACATGCTGGGCGCGCACTCGCTCGACCGCCGTCGGATCTACGTTACCGGCACGTCTTCCGGCGGTGCCATGACAGCCGTCATGCTGGCGACCCATCCGGAGCTCTTCGCCGGCGGTGCGGTGATCGCCGGCGTCCCGTATCGGGCAGCGAAAGGCATGCAGGAGGGGCTGGAGACGATCTTCCAGGGCCGCAACCTGGCTCCGGCCGAATGGGGTGGGCGCGTGCGTGCGGCCTCGCCGCACCAGGGACCGTGGCCGAAACTGTCGGTCTGGCATGGCGACGCCGATACGGCAGTCAAGCCGGTCAACGCCGAAGAGCTGATCAAGCAGTGGAGCGACCTGCACGCAGTGCCACTGCAGCCGACGCTCGAGATGACGGTGAGCGGCTATCCGCGACGGGTCTGGCTGTCGACCACGGGTGAGGAGGTCATCGAGTCCTACACCGTCACCGGCATGGCGCACGGCGCGCCGCTCGATCCCGGACCGGCGCCGCATCAGTGCGGCACCGCGGCGCCGTTCTTCAACGCTGTCGGCATTTCCTCGACGCATCGCATAGCCGACTTCTGGGGGCTGCTCGCCGAACAACCGGCACAGGCGGCGCACGAGACCGCGGCAACAGCCGCGGTGCCACCGAGCGGCGATGCGCCGGCGGGTGCCACGGCGGCGGGGCAGGCGCGGGCGAAGCCGTTGGCCAATGGTGGCGATGCGCAGCAGCAGGAGGCGCCGTCCGCGTCCGGGGCCAGCCGCCGTCCTGCCGATGCGGAGCAGGGCAGCGGCAGCCGGCGGCCTTTCGGTCTCGACGTGCACGGCATCATATCCGCTTCGCTGGAGGCAGCCGGTCTGCTCAAGAGTGGTGCCACGGCCAGCCGCCCGACCAGCGGTGCACCGCTTGGCATCGATGTGCCGGGAATCATCTCGACCGCGCTCGAGGCGGCTGGCGCACTGAAGGCGGTCAGCCAGCGTTCTGCGGCGGCGTCGACGCCCGCAGCCAGGTTACAGGCTGCGGGCTGGGAAGGAAGCGGCTGGGAGATGTTGCTGGACGACCCGCGCGCGTTGGGCGGCGGCTCGATGCTCTACGGCCACGCTTCGTCAGGCGAGCGGGGGGCGCTCGGGCCGCATGCGCATTCGATCTCGCGGCGCATCGAACTCGGCCCACGGCCGGAGTTGAGCTACCTGCGGCGACTCGATCTCAGCGCCGCGGTGAATGACTACACCAGCGCCAGCTTCCGGATACTGATCGATGGCATCGTCGTCGATGAGGTGACGGCGATCGGCATGCTGCACCAGGAGAGTGAGTGGCTGCGCCAGTCAGGCATCGACCTGGCGCGCTTTGCCAATCGGACGGTGACGCTGACGCTCGAGGTCGCCGCCTATTCGAACATCTACAGCTCGGTGCATGCCAGCGTCTGGGTAGACCAGGTGTTGATCGAGAACGCTGTCGATCTGGCTCCCTGCTGA
- a CDS encoding enoyl-CoA hydratase encodes MTYVNIITEVRGKVGLITLNRPKQLNALNDDLMDELGDALGGFEADENIGAIVITGSEKAFAAGADITVMQSLSYMQAYKGDFITRNWDTLKSCRKPVIAAVAGYALGGGCELAMMCDIILAADTAQFGQPEVRLGILPGAGGTQRLPRAISKAKAMEMCLASRNIDAVEAERAGLVSRVVPADKLLDEAMATASKIAGFSLPVVLMIKECINRSYESSLAEGLLFERRTFHSAFALDDQKEGMAAFVEKRKPVFTNR; translated from the coding sequence ATGACCTACGTCAACATCATCACCGAAGTGCGCGGCAAAGTCGGCCTGATCACGCTCAACCGCCCGAAGCAGCTCAACGCGCTGAACGATGACCTGATGGACGAACTGGGCGACGCACTCGGCGGCTTCGAGGCCGACGAGAACATCGGCGCCATCGTCATCACCGGTTCGGAAAAGGCATTCGCCGCCGGTGCCGACATCACGGTGATGCAATCACTGTCGTACATGCAGGCCTACAAGGGTGACTTCATCACCCGCAACTGGGACACGCTGAAGAGCTGCCGCAAACCGGTCATCGCTGCCGTCGCCGGTTATGCGCTCGGGGGTGGCTGCGAACTGGCGATGATGTGCGACATCATCCTCGCTGCCGATACAGCGCAGTTCGGGCAGCCGGAGGTCCGCCTCGGCATCCTGCCGGGTGCCGGCGGCACGCAGCGCCTGCCGCGCGCGATCTCGAAGGCGAAGGCGATGGAAATGTGCCTCGCTTCGCGCAACATCGACGCCGTCGAGGCCGAACGCGCCGGTCTGGTCTCGCGCGTCGTTCCCGCCGACAAGCTGCTCGACGAGGCGATGGCGACCGCCAGCAAGATCGCCGGCTTTTCGCTGCCAGTGGTGCTGATGATCAAGGAGTGCATCAACCGGTCATACGAGAGTTCGCTCGCCGAGGGGCTGCTCTTCGAGCGCCGCACCTTCCACTCGGCGTTTGCCCTCGACGACCAGAAAGAGGGCATGGCAGCCTTCGTCGAGAAGCGCAAGCCCGTGTTCACCAACCGCTGA
- a CDS encoding metal transporter, with protein MNALLREMPDFTTSWWRYTLAMMRASNREVSEFNDNLFIAAHIAMTAARDNPLSMLETFEILEHNVGMARKGLAGMQDKMADYAFDQMEEATRAFLNTVMNAEGEKLGGYMRREAEVMEAVSNFNEQIEAIADEFGFHFNTSNYRLVHETDAFELYQVLPLKKGVEVRSDLKPVILVPPYMLGVHILSFLPYENKSYSHSFANEGIPTYVRVVKDIMTNEKVQTMTPEQDCEQTRELCAKVMELNGGKKVTLNGTCQGGYICLMNVLSGKLQDVCDALITNVTPVDGTYSDAISGMPTMHHDFITTTLPSGNKVANGYLLSLGMRFVAIDRESPLVKVLDQASLQRATDLNPGKTPAALFRWLLKERVHLPLAIANMSSHTFQDAIADDGTLPVKLFDKPLNIKGLIDLKVPWYQNYAIKDDLVTPPCATAGNKFLEGWDGLESVAFFGGHVAILTSPYGKKSPVNGSFKDANGKEVRGPVKFQMDLA; from the coding sequence ATGAATGCACTGCTAAGGGAAATGCCCGATTTCACCACAAGCTGGTGGAGGTATACGCTGGCGATGATGCGCGCTTCGAACCGTGAGGTCAGCGAGTTCAACGACAACCTGTTCATTGCCGCACACATCGCGATGACCGCCGCCCGCGACAATCCGCTGAGCATGCTGGAGACCTTCGAAATCCTCGAGCACAACGTCGGCATGGCGCGCAAGGGCCTCGCCGGAATGCAGGACAAGATGGCCGACTACGCCTTTGACCAGATGGAGGAAGCAACCCGCGCCTTCCTCAACACGGTGATGAACGCGGAAGGCGAGAAGCTCGGCGGCTACATGCGGCGTGAAGCCGAAGTGATGGAGGCGGTATCCAACTTCAACGAACAGATCGAGGCGATCGCCGATGAGTTCGGCTTCCACTTCAATACCTCGAACTACCGGCTGGTGCACGAGACCGACGCCTTCGAGCTCTATCAGGTTCTGCCGCTGAAGAAAGGCGTCGAGGTTCGCAGCGATCTCAAGCCGGTGATCCTCGTGCCGCCGTACATGCTCGGCGTGCATATCCTCTCCTTCCTGCCCTACGAGAACAAGAGCTACAGCCACTCCTTCGCCAACGAGGGCATCCCGACCTACGTCCGCGTCGTCAAGGACATCATGACGAACGAGAAGGTCCAGACGATGACTCCGGAACAGGACTGCGAGCAGACGCGCGAACTCTGCGCCAAGGTCATGGAGCTCAACGGCGGCAAGAAGGTGACCCTCAACGGCACCTGCCAGGGCGGCTACATCTGCCTGATGAACGTACTCTCGGGCAAGCTGCAGGACGTCTGCGACGCGCTGATCACCAACGTGACGCCGGTCGACGGCACCTACAGCGATGCCATCAGCGGCATGCCGACGATGCACCATGACTTCATCACGACGACGCTGCCAAGCGGCAACAAGGTGGCCAATGGCTATCTGCTGAGCCTCGGCATGCGTTTCGTCGCCATCGACCGCGAGTCGCCGCTGGTCAAGGTCCTCGACCAGGCCTCGCTGCAGCGCGCCACCGACCTCAACCCGGGCAAGACGCCGGCGGCCCTCTTCCGCTGGCTGCTCAAGGAGCGCGTACACCTGCCGCTGGCGATCGCCAACATGAGCTCGCACACCTTCCAGGATGCGATCGCCGACGATGGCACGCTGCCCGTGAAACTGTTCGACAAGCCCCTCAACATCAAGGGCCTGATCGACCTCAAGGTGCCGTGGTACCAGAACTACGCGATCAAGGATGACCTCGTCACACCGCCCTGCGCCACGGCAGGCAACAAGTTCCTCGAAGGCTGGGACGGTCTCGAGTCGGTCGCCTTCTTTGGCGGCCACGTCGCCATCCTGACCAGCCCGTACGGCAAGAAGTCGCCGGTCAATGGCTCCTTCAAGGACGCCAACGGCAAGGAAGTGCGCGGCCCGGTCAAGTTCCAGATGGACCTCGCCTGA
- a CDS encoding AMP-binding protein — protein sequence MLQLATLISHHAAYRPAEVAVVFEQERLNWRDFAARVDRCASLLQWLGVRRGERVATVLANCRELLEIYWAVPAIGAVLVPLSPLLMASGLASLVRDAGAVCLITQRALAPMLQQVRDELPQLRADRILLVDGASGDFPDYRALLNSCPEGGHSTVEVAQDELFNIMYTSGTTGLPKGIMHSHFVRSMYCTLFAAAWRMRPESVVLHTGAIVFNGAFVTLMPCFYLGARYVLQRQFDATEAIEIIARERVTHTMMVPAQIIAVLNAPNFSPAKLASLEMILSLGAPLHQEHKDQLNRLLPDRFYELYGLTEGFWTILDRTQSLRKAGSVGSPPCFYEMRIVREDGSDAEAGEVGEIVGRGPSLMLGYHGRPDLTDQAIRDGWLHTGDLGYADGEGYLYLVDRKKDMIDSGGVKVYPKDIEEVAARHPAIREVAVFGVAHEKWGETPVAAVLLHAGANATARELRDWINDRVGARYQRLHAVEIMDDFPRNAAGKTLKREMRDAYQARGQ from the coding sequence ATGCTGCAACTAGCGACACTGATCAGTCACCACGCGGCCTATCGGCCCGCTGAGGTGGCAGTCGTCTTCGAACAGGAGCGCTTGAACTGGCGTGACTTCGCTGCCCGTGTCGACCGTTGCGCCAGCCTGTTGCAGTGGCTTGGCGTGCGCCGCGGCGAGCGAGTTGCGACGGTTCTTGCCAACTGCCGGGAGTTGCTCGAGATCTACTGGGCGGTTCCGGCGATCGGTGCCGTTCTCGTGCCGCTGAGCCCGCTGCTGATGGCCTCCGGTCTGGCCAGCCTGGTGCGCGACGCGGGTGCCGTCTGCCTGATCACGCAGCGCGCGCTGGCGCCGATGCTGCAGCAGGTCCGCGACGAACTGCCGCAACTGCGCGCCGACCGCATCCTGCTGGTGGACGGGGCCAGTGGTGATTTCCCGGATTACCGGGCGCTGCTCAACAGTTGCCCGGAAGGCGGCCACAGCACGGTGGAAGTGGCCCAGGACGAACTGTTCAACATCATGTACACCAGTGGCACCACCGGCTTGCCGAAGGGCATCATGCACAGCCATTTCGTGCGCTCGATGTACTGCACGCTGTTCGCGGCGGCGTGGCGGATGCGGCCGGAGTCGGTCGTTCTGCACACCGGCGCGATCGTCTTCAACGGTGCCTTCGTCACCCTGATGCCCTGCTTCTATCTCGGCGCGCGCTACGTCCTGCAGCGCCAGTTCGACGCCACCGAGGCGATCGAGATCATCGCCCGCGAACGCGTCACGCACACGATGATGGTGCCGGCACAGATCATCGCCGTGCTCAATGCGCCGAACTTCTCGCCGGCAAAGCTCGCCTCGCTGGAAATGATCCTCTCGCTCGGCGCGCCGCTCCACCAGGAGCACAAGGATCAGCTCAACCGCCTCCTGCCGGACCGCTTCTACGAACTCTACGGACTGACCGAAGGCTTCTGGACGATTCTCGACCGCACGCAGTCGCTGCGCAAGGCGGGGTCGGTCGGCTCGCCGCCCTGTTTCTACGAGATGCGCATCGTGCGCGAGGACGGCAGCGACGCCGAAGCCGGCGAGGTCGGCGAGATCGTCGGCCGCGGCCCGTCACTGATGCTCGGCTACCACGGCCGGCCCGACCTCACCGACCAGGCGATCCGCGATGGCTGGCTCCATACCGGCGATCTCGGCTACGCCGATGGTGAGGGCTACCTCTACCTTGTCGACCGCAAGAAGGACATGATCGACAGTGGCGGCGTCAAGGTCTACCCGAAGGACATCGAGGAAGTCGCAGCGCGTCACCCGGCGATCCGTGAAGTCGCCGTGTTCGGGGTCGCGCACGAGAAATGGGGCGAGACGCCGGTCGCCGCCGTCCTGCTGCACGCCGGCGCCAATGCCACCGCCAGGGAACTGCGCGACTGGATCAACGACCGCGTCGGCGCGCGCTACCAGCGGCTGCACGCCGTCGAGATCATGGACGACTTCCCGCGCAACGCTGCCGGCAAGACGCTCAAGCGCGAGATGCGCGACGCCTACCAAGCACGGGGACAGTAG
- a CDS encoding DUF2461 domain-containing protein: MFSQATFNFLDELAANNERSWFTTNRERYEAVVRAPALDFIAAMAPELQAFAPHFRADPRPTGGSLMRIHRDTRFSLDKRPYKTNVGIQFRHELGKDVHSAGFYMHLASDGCFFGAGCWHPDPAALAGIRARIADHPQRWFAVRDDPQFSAHWVLAGDSLSRPPRGHAADHPAIDDIRRKDFIGLAPLSFAEATGEGLVSLAAQRFAAAMPLLDFLCQPDANSGSSNPAA, translated from the coding sequence ATGTTCAGCCAGGCCACGTTCAACTTCCTTGACGAACTTGCGGCCAACAACGAGCGTTCGTGGTTCACCACCAACCGGGAGCGCTACGAAGCAGTGGTCCGCGCGCCCGCGCTCGACTTCATCGCCGCGATGGCGCCCGAGTTGCAGGCATTCGCCCCGCATTTCCGCGCCGATCCACGGCCGACCGGCGGCTCGCTGATGCGGATTCACCGCGACACGCGCTTCAGCCTCGACAAGCGTCCCTACAAGACCAACGTCGGCATCCAGTTCCGACACGAACTCGGCAAGGACGTCCACTCAGCGGGCTTCTACATGCACCTCGCGAGCGACGGCTGCTTTTTCGGCGCCGGTTGCTGGCATCCCGATCCCGCCGCGCTCGCCGGCATCCGCGCCCGCATCGCCGATCACCCGCAGCGCTGGTTTGCCGTGCGCGACGACCCGCAATTCAGCGCGCACTGGGTGCTGGCAGGCGACAGCCTGAGCCGGCCGCCGCGCGGTCATGCCGCGGACCACCCGGCGATCGACGACATCCGACGCAAGGACTTCATCGGACTGGCACCCCTGTCGTTCGCCGAAGCCACAGGCGAGGGTCTGGTCAGCCTTGCCGCGCAACGCTTCGCTGCCGCGATGCCGCTTCTGGACTTCCTCTGCCAGCCCGATGCGAACTCCGGCAGCAGCAACCCGGCCGCGTGA
- a CDS encoding RtcB family protein has product MWTEGVPVEDEARQQLINTARLPFIFRHLAVMPDVHLGKGSTIGSVIPTRGAIIPAAVGVDIGCGMIATRTTLAAVDLPDSLHGLRSAIERAIPHGRTVGRGRRDEGSWDNPPPLVNALWMELLPRFRRLVEKYPSLKNTNNHNHLGTLGTGNHFIEVCLDEADRVWLMLHSGSRGVGNAIGSTFIALAQADMRQHLANLPDRDLAYLEEGSAHFADYVEAVDWAQDYARHNRAAMMANLIAATRLVIAKPFAVDVEAVNCHHNYVQKETHFGAEVFVTRKGAVSARRGELGIIPGSMGARSYIVRGLGNPESFCSCSHGAGRIMSRNEARRRFTVADQERATAHVECRKDKDVIDEIPMAYKDIDAVMHAQRSLVEVVHTLRQVVCVKG; this is encoded by the coding sequence ATGTGGACCGAGGGCGTGCCGGTCGAGGACGAGGCACGTCAGCAGTTGATCAACACTGCGCGCCTGCCCTTCATCTTCCGCCACCTGGCTGTCATGCCGGACGTGCATCTCGGCAAGGGGTCGACGATCGGCAGTGTCATCCCGACGCGCGGTGCGATCATTCCGGCCGCGGTCGGCGTCGACATCGGCTGCGGCATGATCGCCACGCGCACGACGCTGGCCGCTGTCGACCTGCCCGACAGCCTGCACGGACTGCGCAGCGCCATCGAGCGCGCGATACCGCATGGCCGCACTGTCGGTCGCGGACGGCGCGACGAAGGCAGCTGGGACAACCCGCCGCCGCTGGTCAACGCACTCTGGATGGAACTGCTGCCGCGCTTCCGGCGGCTGGTCGAGAAGTACCCGAGCCTGAAGAACACCAACAACCACAACCACCTGGGAACGCTGGGAACGGGCAACCACTTCATCGAGGTCTGCCTCGACGAAGCCGACCGGGTCTGGTTGATGCTGCACTCGGGGTCGCGTGGCGTCGGGAATGCCATCGGCAGCACCTTCATCGCGCTGGCACAGGCTGACATGCGGCAGCATCTCGCCAACCTTCCCGATCGCGATCTTGCGTACCTCGAGGAAGGCAGTGCCCACTTTGCCGACTACGTCGAGGCGGTCGACTGGGCACAGGATTACGCACGTCACAACCGTGCAGCGATGATGGCGAACCTGATCGCCGCCACGCGGCTGGTGATCGCCAAACCGTTCGCCGTCGACGTCGAGGCGGTGAACTGTCACCACAACTACGTGCAGAAGGAGACACACTTCGGCGCCGAGGTCTTCGTCACCCGCAAGGGCGCGGTGTCGGCCCGGCGCGGCGAGCTCGGCATCATTCCCGGCTCGATGGGGGCGCGCAGCTACATCGTCCGTGGCCTCGGCAATCCGGAATCGTTCTGCTCGTGCAGCCACGGTGCCGGCCGCATCATGAGCCGCAACGAGGCGCGCCGCCGCTTCACCGTCGCCGACCAGGAACGTGCCACCGCGCACGTCGAGTGCCGCAAGGACAAGGACGTGATCGACGAAATACCGATGGCCTACAAGGACATTGACGCCGTGATGCACGCACAGCGCTCGCTGGTCGAGGTCGTGCATACGCTGCGGCAGGTGGTGTGCGTCAAGGGCTGA